The window TACAAAAAATTCTTTTTTTCAAATTAATTTCAAAACTTTTATTAAAATTCTTATTTTTAGTAGATATCTTTATATAATAATTAAAAACATATATTAATTAATTATAATACTTTTTATAATATTATTTTATAACATAACTTTATGGTGATTTAATGGTAGGAATTGTAGGATATGGGGCCTATGTGCCTTCATATAGAATAAAGGTAGAAGAAATAGCTAAAGTATGGGGAGATGACCCTGTAGCTTTATCCAACGGTTTGGTCGTTAATGAAAAATCCGTTCCTTCTGCCGACGAAGATACTGCAACTATTGCAGTTACCGCTGCTAGATATGCTCTAGCAAGAGCTCAAATAGATCCGCAGAAAATCGGTGCCGTTTACGTCGGTTCCGAATCACATCCTTATGCAGTAAAGCCGACAGCAACAATCGTTGCAGAAGCCGTAGGCGCAACGCCTGACTTGACTGCAGCAGATTTGGAATTTGCATGTAAGGCAGGAACCGCAGGCATTCAGATGTCAATGGGTCTTGTTGAAAGTGACATGATTGAATACGGATTGGCCATAGGTGCCGATACCTCACAGGGCGCTCCGGGAGATGCTTTGGAATACACAGCATCCGCAGGCGGTGCGGCCTACGTCATAGGTAAGAAAAACACCCTGGCTGATATAGAAGAGACTTACAGTTTTACAACAGACACTCCCGACTTCTACAGAAGGGAAGGCGAAGATTATCCGTCCCACGGAGGACGTTTCACAGGTGAACCTGCATACTTCAAGCACGTATTGAGCGCAGCCAAAAACTTATTTGAAATAACTGGCACTCAGGCAAGCGATTATGATTACGCATGTTTCCATCAGCCTAACGGTAAATTCTACTTAAGGGCAGCAAATAAACTTGGATTCACTCCTGAACAATACTCTCAAGGATTATTGACTCCTAACATCGGAAACACTTACTCCGGTGCTGTTCCTCTTGCATTATCCAACATTCTGGATGTTGCAGAGCCTGGAGACAAGATATTTGTCGTATCCTACGGTTCAGGTGCAGGAAGTGACGGATTTGTCCTTGAAGTGACTGACGAAATAACCGAAAGAAGAGATCTGGCTCCTAAAACAGAAGAAATCATATCCAAAAAGTCATATGTCGATTACGCTGTTTACGCCAAGTTCAAAGGTAAAATTAAAATGTAGGGAGGATTTATTATGAGAGATGTCGCTATTATAGGTGTTTCACAAACAAAATTCGGTGAATTATGGGATTCCTCTTTCAGAGACTTAATAGCTGAAGCGGGAGTAAAGGCTATCGTGGACGCAGGTATCGGAGGGGACGAGATTGAAGCAATGTTTGTAGGAAACATGTCCTCAGGATTATTCGTTCAGCAGGAACATATTGCAGCACTCATTTCCGATCACATGGGTTTGAATCCGGTTCCAACCACAAGGGTTGAAGCAGCATGTGCGTCAGGAGGACTGGCTCTAAGGCAGGGAATTATGGCCGTAGCCTCAGGATTCCATGACGTTGTAATTTCTGCAGGCGTTGAAAAGATGACTGACGTCGTTGACGCAACCCCGGCTATCGCAACAGCATCAGACCAGGAATGGGAAGCCCAGCAGGGAGCAACTTTCCCTTCACTGTATGCAATGATTGCAAAAAGGCACATGCATGAATACGGCACTACCCGTGAGCAGCTGGCACAGTTTTCAGTTGTAAACCACAAGAACGCCAAAAACAATCCGAACGCACAGTTCCCATTTGAAATCAGCGTTGAAAAGGTAATTAACTCAACGATGGTAGCAGACCCGTTAACCTTGCTTGACTGTTCTCCGGTATCAGACGGAGCGGCTGCAGTTGTAATGGTTCCGGCCGAAAAGGCACGCCAGTACACTGACACTCCAATTTACGTCAGGGCATCCGCCCAGGCTTCAGGAACATTGACTTTACATGACAGAAAAGACATTACCACTATTGAATCAACCAAAGCGGCTTCCAGAAAAGCCTATGATATAGCTGGAGTCACTGTAAAGGACATTGACGTTACTGAAGTCCACGACTGTTTCTCAATCAACGGTTTATTGGCCGTAGAAGACCTTGGTTTTGCCGAAAAGGGTAAAGGAGGAATAGTCATTGAAGAAGGTCAAACCGAAATCGACGGTGATTTCCCAATCAACTCATCAGGAGGCCTTAAGGCACGTGGACACCCATTGGGTGCTACAGGTATTGCTCAGGCAGCTGAAATCGTATGGCAATTGAGAGGAGAAGCCGGCAAACGTCAGGTTGAAGGCGCTGAAATCGGTATGACTCACAATATCGGTGGTACAGGAGGTACCGCAGCCGTACACATCTTTGGAAGAGATTTATAATCTCTTTTAAATTTTCTTTTTTTTATGATAATCAATACTGGTCTTAGAACAGATATTCCCGCATTTTTTTCCGAATGGTTTTTTAATAGAATTAAAGATGGTTATGTTTTAGTCAGAAACCCGTATTCAAGAAATCAGCTTTTCAAATACAGATTAACGCATGACGTGGTTGACTGCATCTTGTTTTGCACCAAAAATCCGAAGCCGATGCTTGAAAGGCTTGATGAGATTTCCGATTTTTCCCAGCTATGGTTTGTAACGATAACTCCATATGGAAAAGACATTGAAAGAAACGTCCCTGCATATTCTAAAGTTATTGAAAGCTTTAAGGAATTATCCGATAAATTATCTCCAAAACAGGTCATGTTAAGGTATGATCCGATTTTTATTATTAATCATATTCTTTCACATTAATATTTGTTCACTTTAATATTTAAATTTTTAGTCATGCCTAAATGTTTATTATGGCATGATATCATATTACATTGCCTCATTTAAAATCACAATCTAGTTTCAAAACCTTCTTTAAAATCAATGTAAAACTATATAAATACTATTAAATAGTTTAAATATTATGGAAAAAAGTAAAATAAGAAAATATATGGAATGAACAAAATTCGTACTATCAGTTAAATTTTTTACACTCCAAAAAGTTCTAACAAATTGGCAGTTTCACTAGTGAGATATATAAAAATTTATTTAAAATTAAGTACTGTCTATAATTAGTTATAATGATGGCAACATTAATAATATAATTTTTTATAAAACATAGTATATGAAAAGTAGTCTTTACATCTTAAGCCAAAATGATATTTGATAAATTTAAAAAATGGGGATTTGAATGAATTATGATTATGATGCAGTAATCGTTGGTGCAGGACCGGTTGGTTCAACTATTGCATTTTACCTCACACAAAACGATTTAAATGTGGTAATGCTTGAAAAGAAAACACGTATAGGATATCCATTACAATGTGCAGGAATTTTAAGCAAACATATTTTTGAATATAATGAATTGCCTGAGGAAATAATCCTAAACACGGTTAACGGTGCATTTTTACATTCCAAAAACAATATTTTGAATGTTAGAAAAGATGAAAATGCAGCTTATATAATTGACAGAATAGCCTATGATCAATTTTTATTAAATCGCGCAATACAAAATGGCGTTGAACTTATAAATAAAAAAGTAGTTGATGTGGATGTTGAAAAGGGAATAGCTTATTTTTCAGATAAACAGTCCATAACCTCAAGAGTCATTATAGGATGTGACGGATACAAGTCCATAGTATCAAAAAGCATGGGAAATAAACAAAAAAATTTTAATGCATCCCAAATGCTTGTTGAGATAAATGATAAGAATTTGAATAATTTCACAAAATCAAATGGAAAAACAGATGATTATGTGGGCGTATACTTATCTGAAGATACCTTGCCGGGTTTTATATGGGTTATTCCTCTTCAGGATAATAAGTATAGGGTGGGATTATTTTCTGAAGATTCTCACATAAAGCAGGGTACTATCATAACCAATTTCTTAAATGAAAACTTTGAATATGAAATAATTGAAAAATATAAGGGATTTATTCCGGTTTTCAATAAAGAAAATCACTTAGTTAAAAACAGAGCAATATTGATAGGGGATTCCGCATCACAAATCAAGCCCACTTCCGGTGGAGGATTAATAATGGCATTTGACAGTTGTAAAATAGCTGGCGGATACATTACCGATGCAATAAAAAAGGACAATATTCAATTATTAAAGGGATATCAGAAAGAATTTAATAAAAGATATTCAAAAGAATTCAACTATCAATTTAAAGTGCAGAATGTTCTTAATTCAATGGATGATGATGATTTGGATTATTTCTTTGAAATATTGAAAGAGAATGATTATGAAAAAATCATATCTGAGTATGGGGACATGGATAATCAGTCAGAAATTATAAAAGAATTTTTAAAAAGAGGTTTGGCATTCAAATTTATTTCAAATGTTTCTTTTTTTAAGAAAGTAGTGAATATATTTGGAATTAGATGAATTTAATGGAATTTAAAACCGCAAGATTGAAAGAATTGCATTAATGAGTTTCCAAAGAAATTCACAGATTTAGAAATGGTGAAATCATGCTCTTTAAAAAGATGTTAAGGGACATTTCAGATTATAAATTTCAATTCATTTCAATCTTTTTATTGGCATTTTTGGGAGCATTTCTATTTTCGGGGATTAATGCGGAAGAAATGGGTCTTGAATCAAGCATAAATCATTATTATGATGAGACCAATATGGCGGACGGCTGGATTTATTCGCCATATCTCAATGAACTTTTTCTAGAAGTGGTATACCATTTGGGGGCAACCAACCAAAATGGAAAGGCAACTGATTCTGGATTCTCTGGCAGAACTTGATGATAATCCGGACGTTACCCTGCATTTTGTTGAAAACAATACTATATCCAAATTTTACTTGGTTGAAGGGGAAAATTTCAACATTAACGATTCGAACGGAGTCTGGCTGGATAAGGATTTTGCTGATGCCAGAAATCTGTCAGTTGGAGACAATATCACTTTCAACTGTGAAGGCATCAAAATCGAAAAGGAAATTCGGGGTTTGGGCTATTCTCCGGAATATGTTTTCAACATGCCTTATTATTTGGTAAAACAGAATTTTTCATTATACGGCTTCGCGTATATGTCTCATAAGGCTTTTCCGTCTGATACTGTACCTTACAATGTCTTGAACGTTAAATTTGATGGGAATGCCGAAACTTTTGAAAAGCTGCTGGATTATCGTTTGGGTGGATACTACAATACATTTGTGCAGAAATCCGAACATCGAAGTGTAAGCGAATTTGAAAATGAAATTAGTCAGCATAAAATGACTGCAGACATTTTCCCGCTCGTCTTCATTCTGGTTTCAATGATGATTCTTCTCTCAACAATCAAAAGGATGATTTCACATCAGAGAACCCAAATAGGTATACTAAAGGCCAACGGATTTAAAGACAACACGCTTATTAAACATTATCTCTCATATGGAGTTTTGACTGTGTCTGTGGCATCCGTATTAGGTTTGATTTTAGGACCTGTTATACTGCCTAAAATATCGTATCCTGTGGTATATGATACGTTTAGATTACCATACCTCAATCCTGAAGGATTTATGAATTTTATCAGGTAGTTTCATTATCCTCTGCAAATCTGCTTTCAACAGGTCTAATTATTTTTGCTGTGGCAATAATCGTAAACCTGATATTTTTCTACAAAATAAAGAAATTGGATGGGTTGAGGAATCTAAAATTCTTGAATGATTTTTGATGTTTTAGCTAGAGAAATTATAGTCTGCATTTAAAATTAAATTAAAATCTAGAATATCAGCCATTTTTATTTACAGATGAATACATGTGTGTAAAGTTGTTTTTATTGCCCTATATGGATAAAATAATGCAAAATCATTAATTTAATGTCTTTTTAATTCTTCATTCAGACGCAATGCGCTCAGGTAAAGTATGCTCTTTATATATGCAACGGATAACGCAAACAAAAGGCGTGTGGAATTGCCGTATATCCGCTCATCAAAAATGATTGGAGTTTCCACCACTTTAATTTTTTCACCTCTGGCGGATTTCTTGATTTTCAATTTCAAAAGTACTTCTTCCCCAACATCAAAATGCTTGCTGATTAGCTCAGGCTCCACTTCCTTGAGCATGCAAGTATGATAGAGACGAAAATTAGTTGACAATTCTTTTGCGTTAATCCCCAGTATAACTCCATATATCTTATTCAGGCTGCGGGAAATAATCTGTGAAATGAGAACGTCATTGCTCACGCCGCCTTCTGTATAACGGGAGCCGATTGCAATATCCGCTTGCTCATTCATAAATATATGATAAATGTCTGGAATATATTTGGGATTGTGTGACCCGTCACTGTCCATGATAAAATATTTCTGATACTGTGCAGAACGGATGCCTTTACGATACGCATCGCCAAAACCTGTTTTGTCCTGATTCACATAGCGCACACCGTTTTCCTTGCAAACCTCTTTGGTGTTGTCCAGCGGTTCCATAGTATCCACAACAATAACCTCATATGGTTCTCCACATTCCTCCAGTTTTTCCTTAATCTGCGGCAGAAGCACACGTAAATTTTCTTCTTCCTCGTAGGAAAGCAATACCATGCTGATTCCCTTTTTCAAAACATCTGACATATTTATCTTATTCCCTATCTAACATAATAATCTTCAATGTAAACAGTATCATCTAAATAAGGTGTTGAAACTTCGTGCAACAATGTATTTTCAGTCGCAACAATTGAATGTACAACGCCCGGTTGAATGCGGATACTATCATTCTTTGAAAAATATTCCTTTCTATCTTCAAATTTAATATAACCTGACCCTGATAGGATGTACATTGTTTCATCCTTTTCATTATGGTAATGAAAGGATGTTTTAAATCCTTCCTTTATGTATAGTTCTTTCGTCAAATACTTTTCAGTTAAGATTAAAATCTTTTCATATCCCCAAGGCTTATCTGTTTTGTTTTCATATTCCTTTTTTACAGCTTCTAATTCCTTATAAGTATCTACTGCAATCCAATAGATTCCATTTTCTTTATAGTAGCCTAAGTTATTTTCTTTTGCAATTGTTGGAAAATAAATTTTTTCTATGTCTCCAGTCTTAAACTCACCAAAATCAATTTTGGATTTAGTGAAATAAATTCCCCCATTTATGTAATAATCTTCAAGAATAGGTTTTTCCTTAAAGGAAACTAAACGATCTCCATTTATTTCAACAATACCATATGGAGATTGCATTTGCGTGATAAACATGATTACAGGCAGTGATGATTTGGCCCCATAATCAATCATTGCTTTTATATTTACGTCGGAAACAATATCTCCATTACGTATAATTAATTGTTTATCTACGTCAATCGCTTCCATTCCTAAACGAATTGCATTTAATGTGCCCAGAGGTTCATCTTCAATAACGTAATGGATTTTCACTCCTTTGTATTCATCACCATACCTTTCCTCAATTTTTTCATGTAAAAATCCTGCAAGAAGATATACTTCATCAACACCGGCATTTTTAAAATCGAATAACTGTTTGTCTAGAATTGTATAATCATCATTAATCTCAATTAACGGTTTTGGTACTGTTTCTGTAACTGGCCTTAAACGTTTTCCAAAACCTCCACATAAAATCATTCCAACAGTTTCCATAATAATCTTCCTTTTTTTTATATTATGTTAATTAAACTATTAATTATATTTTTAGTTTTTATTTAAAATATGTTTAGCTACCACATATTTTTTGTTTCTACATATTTGGATTAACACTTGATGCATTATGGGTTCAAATACAAAATTACTGGCTGGTGAATAGAAACCTCATTAAAAAGAATATCAGATTCCATAATCTCCCCATCACCTTTGCTGGTTGGGAATAAATCCAATCGAAGATGTATGGTGTAAAATCATGGGTGAAAATGAACGTTTTCAATTAAAAGATATGATGAATGTTTTTGAAATAAAATTAAAATTTAAATATTTTATTTTGTATATTAAATATTGGTGATTCTCATGAGGAAAAATGTTATCATTGTACTTTTGATTGTGCTTGCAATCTCACTGTCCATTAGTGCGGCCAGTGCATTTTCATTGTTTGGAAAGGAAGATACAAAAATGACTGTCATCAGCAACGATACTATTGACCCGGGAGATTATTTGAACGTTAATCTTACCAAGGCCAATGGGGATCCAATTGATAATGTAACTGTAAACATTACTTTAACTGACGATGAAGGAACAAACAAGACATACTCCGTTCTCACCAACAAGAGCGGCATTGCCAGACTGCAGTTAAACGATTCCGGCAAATATTTTGTAAACTGCACATTTGAGGAAAATGATGATTTCAAGGCGTGCAATGCAACTCAAAACCTAACGGTTAATTATGTTGAAGAGATTCCTGTTGAAT is drawn from Methanobrevibacter millerae and contains these coding sequences:
- a CDS encoding hydroxymethylglutaryl-CoA synthase is translated as MVGIVGYGAYVPSYRIKVEEIAKVWGDDPVALSNGLVVNEKSVPSADEDTATIAVTAARYALARAQIDPQKIGAVYVGSESHPYAVKPTATIVAEAVGATPDLTAADLEFACKAGTAGIQMSMGLVESDMIEYGLAIGADTSQGAPGDALEYTASAGGAAYVIGKKNTLADIEETYSFTTDTPDFYRREGEDYPSHGGRFTGEPAYFKHVLSAAKNLFEITGTQASDYDYACFHQPNGKFYLRAANKLGFTPEQYSQGLLTPNIGNTYSGAVPLALSNILDVAEPGDKIFVVSYGSGAGSDGFVLEVTDEITERRDLAPKTEEIISKKSYVDYAVYAKFKGKIKM
- a CDS encoding thiolase domain-containing protein, with product MRDVAIIGVSQTKFGELWDSSFRDLIAEAGVKAIVDAGIGGDEIEAMFVGNMSSGLFVQQEHIAALISDHMGLNPVPTTRVEAACASGGLALRQGIMAVASGFHDVVISAGVEKMTDVVDATPAIATASDQEWEAQQGATFPSLYAMIAKRHMHEYGTTREQLAQFSVVNHKNAKNNPNAQFPFEISVEKVINSTMVADPLTLLDCSPVSDGAAAVVMVPAEKARQYTDTPIYVRASAQASGTLTLHDRKDITTIESTKAASRKAYDIAGVTVKDIDVTEVHDCFSINGLLAVEDLGFAEKGKGGIVIEEGQTEIDGDFPINSSGGLKARGHPLGATGIAQAAEIVWQLRGEAGKRQVEGAEIGMTHNIGGTGGTAAVHIFGRDL
- a CDS encoding DUF1848 family protein translates to MIINTGLRTDIPAFFSEWFFNRIKDGYVLVRNPYSRNQLFKYRLTHDVVDCILFCTKNPKPMLERLDEISDFSQLWFVTITPYGKDIERNVPAYSKVIESFKELSDKLSPKQVMLRYDPIFIINHILSH
- a CDS encoding geranylgeranyl reductase family protein gives rise to the protein MNYDYDAVIVGAGPVGSTIAFYLTQNDLNVVMLEKKTRIGYPLQCAGILSKHIFEYNELPEEIILNTVNGAFLHSKNNILNVRKDENAAYIIDRIAYDQFLLNRAIQNGVELINKKVVDVDVEKGIAYFSDKQSITSRVIIGCDGYKSIVSKSMGNKQKNFNASQMLVEINDKNLNNFTKSNGKTDDYVGVYLSEDTLPGFIWVIPLQDNKYRVGLFSEDSHIKQGTIITNFLNENFEYEIIEKYKGFIPVFNKENHLVKNRAILIGDSASQIKPTSGGGLIMAFDSCKIAGGYITDAIKKDNIQLLKGYQKEFNKRYSKEFNYQFKVQNVLNSMDDDDLDYFFEILKENDYEKIISEYGDMDNQSEIIKEFLKRGLAFKFISNVSFFKKVVNIFGIR
- a CDS encoding ABC transporter permease; amino-acid sequence: MERQLILDSLAELDDNPDVTLHFVENNTISKFYLVEGENFNINDSNGVWLDKDFADARNLSVGDNITFNCEGIKIEKEIRGLGYSPEYVFNMPYYLVKQNFSLYGFAYMSHKAFPSDTVPYNVLNVKFDGNAETFEKLLDYRLGGYYNTFVQKSEHRSVSEFENEISQHKMTADIFPLVFILVSMMILLSTIKRMISHQRTQIGILKANGFKDNTLIKHYLSYGVLTVSVASVLGLILGPVILPKISYPVVYDTFRLPYLNPEGFMNFIR
- a CDS encoding glycosyltransferase, whose amino-acid sequence is MSDVLKKGISMVLLSYEEEENLRVLLPQIKEKLEECGEPYEVIVVDTMEPLDNTKEVCKENGVRYVNQDKTGFGDAYRKGIRSAQYQKYFIMDSDGSHNPKYIPDIYHIFMNEQADIAIGSRYTEGGVSNDVLISQIISRSLNKIYGVILGINAKELSTNFRLYHTCMLKEVEPELISKHFDVGEEVLLKLKIKKSARGEKIKVVETPIIFDERIYGNSTRLLFALSVAYIKSILYLSALRLNEELKRH
- a CDS encoding sugar phosphate nucleotidyltransferase — translated: MMETVGMILCGGFGKRLRPVTETVPKPLIEINDDYTILDKQLFDFKNAGVDEVYLLAGFLHEKIEERYGDEYKGVKIHYVIEDEPLGTLNAIRLGMEAIDVDKQLIIRNGDIVSDVNIKAMIDYGAKSSLPVIMFITQMQSPYGIVEINGDRLVSFKEKPILEDYYINGGIYFTKSKIDFGEFKTGDIEKIYFPTIAKENNLGYYKENGIYWIAVDTYKELEAVKKEYENKTDKPWGYEKILILTEKYLTKELYIKEGFKTSFHYHNEKDETMYILSGSGYIKFEDRKEYFSKNDSIRIQPGVVHSIVATENTLLHEVSTPYLDDTVYIEDYYVR
- a CDS encoding type IV pilin N-terminal domain-containing protein; amino-acid sequence: MRKNVIIVLLIVLAISLSISAASAFSLFGKEDTKMTVISNDTIDPGDYLNVNLTKANGDPIDNVTVNITLTDDEGTNKTYSVLTNKSGIARLQLNDSGKYFVNCTFEENDDFKACNATQNLTVNYVEEIPVEYYDSGAIYSEQAGRVIYTGEIHEGPDGNRYEHLGYNEWRQI